GCCACTTTTTCGTAATGGCTCAGCCAAATCGCGCAACTGCTGTTCACTAATGTAACCCATACGATACGCCACCTCTTCCGGACAATTAACTTTTAAGCCCTGACGCTTTTCAAGTGTTTCGATAAATTGCGCAGCTTGCAGTAAGCTATCGTGAGTACCAGTATCTAACCAAGCTGTCCCACGACCCATAATTTCGACATTTAACGTACCTGCGTGGAGGTACTGCTCAATGACATCAGTAATCTCCAATTCACCTCGCGCAGAAGGCTTAACATTCTTCGCGTATTCAATTACTTTATTATCAAAGAAATATAAACCAGGAACCGCATAATTTGATTTCGGTTGCAGCGGTTTTTCTTCTACTGAAATCGCTTTACCTGATTCATCAAATTCAACCACACCATATGCTTTAGGGTTGGCTACATGGTAACCAAATACAGTTCCACCTTCAGTCCGATTAGCCGCAGCTTGTAGAGATTTTACTAAATCATGACCATAAAACAGGTTGTCACCCAAAATTAAGGCAACATTTGAGTCTCCAATAAATGACTCGCCTAGTAAAAAAGCTTGTGCTAAACCATCAGGAGAAGGCTGTACAACATATTCAATATTGATGCCCCAATCTTTTCCATCTCCTAAGAGCTCGTGAAATCTAATCTGCTCTGCCGGCGTAGTGATAATTAAAATGTCCTGAATACCGGCATTCATTAATGTTGCGATTGGGTAATACACCATTGGCTTATCATAGACTGGCATCAACTGCTTACTGATAACCTTCGTTAATGGATATAATCGTGTACCACTTCCCCCAGCAAGGATGATCCCTTTATTTACCATGGTATTACCTCAAAGCTCCAACAGTATCTAAAACGTGATTGCAGTTTTCAAAAGCTACCTTAGAAAACTCCTTATGATTAACCAAAATCACATGAAGATCCGCATCCTTTGCTGCACTTTCAAGGCTCGTCAACTTACAATCCGTCAAAGAGCTTGGTAACTGGTTGATATTAGGTTCAACGACCAATACCTCTCCTTTATGCAGCCTTCGTATTTCTCCAGCAACCGTTAACGCAGGGCTTTCACGTAAATCGTCTATGTCAGGTTTAAAAGACAAACCGTAGCAAGCAACGGTGATAGACTCCATCGATGTATTTGGTGAATTTTGTAATATCTTAAATAATTCACCTTTCACTTTATCAATTACCCATTGAGGCTTAGCGTCATTCACAAGTCTTGCAGTATGAATTATTTTGGACAGCTCCGGAGTTTTGCTTACAATAAACCAAGGGTCTACAGCGATACAATGCCCACCGACACCAGGCCCTGGCTGAAGAATATTTATTCGGGGGTGACGATTAGCTAAAGAGATTAACTCCCAGACATCGATATCTAACTGGTCGCAAAGCACAGAAAGCTCATTTGCAAATGCAATTTGAACATCTCGACAAGAGTTCTCGGTCAATTTGGCCATCTCGGCTGTTCTTGCATTCGTAACGACACACTCCCCGTTAACGAAGATTTTATAAAGGTCGATAGAGGCTTGAGAACATTTAGCAGTCATTCCACCAATAACGCGATCGTTTTCAACCAGTTCACGGACTACATGTCCTGGCAGAACCCGTTCAGGGCAATGAGCAATCCGGATGTCAGAGTCCTCTCCACAGTCTTGCGGGAAACTTAGATCAGCTCTTGCCTCAGCTAACCACTCAGCCACTTTCTCAGTCGCGCCAACGGGTGATGTTGACTCAAGGATAACCAAGTCACCTTTTTTCAGAACCGGCGCAATCGCATCAGCAGCCGACTTAATATAAGTCAAATCAGGCTCTGGAATTTCTGAGCCATTATTTTTAAAAGGGGTAGGTACTGCTATTAAAAAAGCATCTGCAGGTTCAGGTTTTGTTGTCGCTTTTAGATAACCCTCAGTAACCGCTGCATGCACTATCATATCTAGCTCAGGTTCAATGATGTGGATTTCACCTCTATTGATTGTGTCTACGGCATGCTGATTAACATCCACACCAATTACTTTCTTTTTGCGAGAGGCAAACATCGCTGCTGTTGGCAATCCAATGTAACCCAAGCCAACGACCGAAATTGTATTAAATGACATACTTTCCCTTTGATATCTTGAAGTTTAAAACTGCTTACTATTGTTTATTTAGCTAAAATATCGCAGATTCTTTTGCATGCATTTCCATCACCATAAGGGTTATGGGATCTGCTCATTTGCTCGTAGCTTTTCTCATTAATTAGCAGTTGTTCTAAAGACGTGGTGATTGCTGCTACATCAGTCCCGACTAACTTTACTGTCCCAGCTTTTACAGCTTCAGGACGCTCAGTGGTATCGCGCATAACTAGAACTGGCTTGCCGAGGCTGGGCGCCTCTTCTTGGATACCACCAGAATCTGTTAAAATAACATGTGCTCTATTCATTAAATAAACAAAAGGCAAATATTGCTGAGGTTCTATTAAGTGAACATTGTCAATATCGCTTAAAATGCGATTAACTGGCTCTTGCACATTTGGATTTAAATGCACTGGATATAGGATTTGACAGTTTGGATGCGCTTTTGCAGTCTTAGCCAGAGCTTCACAAATACGCTCAAATCCACCACCAAAGCTTTCTCTTCGGTGACCTGTAACTAAGATAAGCTTTTTGCTCTCATCCAACATGGGGAATTGTGCAGCTAGAGTATTGCTTAGCTCGGAGTCTGTTTCTATTTGATGCTTAACCATTAGCAAAGCATCGATCACTGTGTTACCCGTAACAAATATATTTTCATCATGGTAATTTTCAACTAGCAAGTTTTGTTTAGAGGTCTCAGTGGGAGCAAAGTGGTATCTGGTAAGCGCCCCTGTAAGCTTACGGTTTGCCTCTTCTGGCCATGGAGAGTATATATTGCCTGTACGTAAGCCTGCCTCGACATGACCAACTGAAATTTGTTCATAATAAGCGGCTAAGCTTGCTGCAAATGTGGTTGCAGTATCGCCATGTACTAAGACCACATCTGGCTTAAACTCTTTAAGTACTGGAGTAAGCTCTAATAAAATTCGGCTTGTCACTTCTGGTAGCGTCTGCCCGGCTTTCATTAGGTTTAAATCATAGTCAGGTGTAATTTTGAATAACTCTAAAACCTGATCTAACATCTCTCTGTGCTGTGCTGTAACACATACTTTGGCATCGAAGCGTACATCTTGCTTTAGAGCGTATACTAAAGGTGCCATTTTAATTGCTTCTGGTCTTGTTCCGAATACTGTAAGTACTTTCACAGAGTGTCCCTTTATTTTTTCTGCTGGTTTATTTAGAAATGCCGATTGGATGTTAGGAGGCTTTACTTGTCTTATTCAGTCTCTCTATTCATAACGCCCTATATCTTCATGCAGAGCTATTATTCTACGAATTAAATCCGCAGTTGAGTAACCTTGATTGGTTATCTTTCAATCTCAACATAATGCCACTTTATACACATTGAGTTGTTATGTTGCACCAACTTCGGCTTGCCCTATGTCTCACAATAACAACTCATCTTATTGATCATAACATAAAGTCGTTGCTACGAGTCGTAACGTAAAGCCGTCCTACGGGTCGCGACATAAAGTCGCTGCTACAAGTCGTAACGTAAACTCGCTGCTACGGGTCGCGACATAAAGTCGCTGCTACGAGTCGTAACGTAAAGCCGTTCTACGGGTCGCGACATAAAGTCGCTGTTACGGGTCGTAACGTAAAGTCGTTGCTACGAGTCGTAACGTAAAGTCGTTCTACGGGTCGCGACATAAAGCCATTCTACGAGTCGCGACATAAAGTCGCTGCTACGAGTCGCGACATAAAGTCGCTGCTACGAGTCGTAACGTAAAGCCGCTGCTACGGTCGTAACATAAAGTCGTTGCTACGGGTTGCAGCGACATAACCTGCTATGCTTTATCTGACTTGTACTCGTAGTTGTAGTAGCCGTAGTAACCATAGGCATTAGTTGATTTACGAACAACACCGTTGAATACCACCCCTTTTACATCAATACCATTTTGCTCAAAACGATTTCGTGTAATTTCTAGCTCTTTTGCATGGTTTTGACCAAAACGGGTTACTAGTAATGTTGTGCCTGCATGCGCACTCACAATAGCAGGGTCTGTCACCGCTAAGATTGGAGGAGTATCAACAATAACTAAGTCGTACATTTTGCTCACTTCACCAATCAACTTGCTAAAGTTTTCATGCATTAGTAGCTCTGAAGGGTTAGGAGGTATTTGGCCTCGGGTCATTACTTGCAAATCTTCAACTTGGCTTGGCTTAATCACCTGCGCTAAATTCAATCGGCCAGAGAGGTAATCACTTAAACCGTCATCCCATTTCATGCCAAACTGAGTTTGCAGGTAGCCTTTACGCATATCAGCGTCAATAACAAGAATGCGTTTGCCACTTTGCGCCAGAACGGTTGCAAGGTTTACGGTAATAAAGGATTTACCCACGCCAGGACTTGGGCCTGAGATAGCGATAACATTGTTTTTTGCTTCTAGCATAGCAAAGTGTAGGCTTGTACGTAGGCTTCGTAGAGCTTCTATCGATAGGTCTGCTGGATTATCAATTGCCAATATTGATTTTGCTTTTGCTGTCTTGCCCTTACGCGCTTTGGCAAAACCTGTAAGCTTCACTTGATAATCTGAGAAGGGTACACTGGCGTATACAGGTAAGCCCAACGCTTCAATTTCACTTGGGTCTTCAATCCCTTTATGCAGTGCTTTTTGAATAAGTACGATTGCAACCGCTAACATACCACCTAACATGGTAGCCATCACAACGATTAGTGCTTTTTTAGGCTTAACTGGTTGGGTTGTATTTACCTCTGCGTAATCTACGATGCGAACATTACCCACCGTACCTGCACGTACAATATCTAATTCCTGAGTTTTTCCTAAAAGTAGAGTATAAATTTCATTGTTTACTTCTACATCACGTTTTAAACGTAGTAGCTCACGCTGGGTTTCTGGCAAGCCTTGAACTTCACCAGCCAATTCGTTTCGTTGGCGCTTTACGGTATCAATTTGCTCTACCACACCACGGTATGAGGGGTGTTCGCGTTTAAATTTACGACCAAGCTCTAAGCGTTTTAATTCTAGTTCTTGTAGTTTTGTTTCTAATGCAACTATTTGCTCTAAAACGCCTTGTGTTTCTAGGCTAATATCAATGGATTCTTGGCGAATTTGGTAATCGTTAAAGGCCTTTTCAGCGCGCTCTAAGTTACGCTTAACTTCTGGAAGCTGCACCTCTAAAAACTCAAGAGACTGCTGTGCCTCTGCGCTGTTACGTTCGACGTTACGGCGAACATAAATACTGGCAACTTTGTCTAATACTTTTTCTGCGTAGGCTGGGGTTTTATCTTGAAGCGCAAGATTGATGATACCTGAGTCTTTGCCTTTTTCAGATGCAGATATAGCACTTTGTAAGTCTAATATCGTTTGTAATCTGTTTCGTTTTACAATTGAGAATTCAGTACCAGGTCGTGCAATAAGTGTTTTGATGGTTAATTCAAACTGCCCTGCTTTAATCTCTTGCCCAACTTTACCAGAAAGCATTTCTTCATCATCTGCATTTAGTAGAACAAAACTGTCATCAGTTTGCGCCAATAAAGTGAACTCTGTTCCCTCAGCGCTTTTAGGCACTCTAAACCGGTGGATCTCTACTTTTTCACCGCCCCACGCATAAGAGATTGCGCCAAAGCTTGCTTCCGCAACTTCACCTTCAGTTTGTGGTACGAACTTACGAAAGCTTCGCCCCCCTAATAAAGGAAACAATTTTGGTTCTACTACTATATCTAGATTAAGCGTATCTACCGCCTCACCTATAATACTTCTTGATTTGAGTAACTCGATTTCGGTTACCGCAGCGGAAGTACTTTCAAACATGCCAGACATGTCGTCAAAGCCAGGCACTGAACCACCTTTTTCTTCTACCTGTACCATTGCGGTTGCTTGGTAGATTGGCGTGCTAAATATGGCGTAAGCTACACCTAGCAGCATAAATAAAGATGTAATACCGGCAATAAACCATTTAGCGTCTAATAAGGCACCAAATAGTGCCATTAAGTCGATCTCTTGCGTATCTTCTTGTTTAGATTTTTGCGGAGAAATTAGATTTGGCTGAGCATTCATATACTCGCAATTCCTTATAAATACTGTTGCCAAGCGCTGCAGGCGCTATCGATAAGCTCATACACGTGTTCAAACGCTTCTTTAGATTGGCGGTAAGGATCGGGGATTTCTTTATCGCCAATCCACTTACCAAGTAAAAAGGTTTTACCGCGAGCTTGAGGGTAACGGCTACATAAGTCATCAAGGTGCCTATGTTCCATTACTAAAATGAGACTGTTTTGCGCAACAAGCGTACCACTGAGCTGGCGACCTTGATGCTCACTCATGTTGATACCTTGCGCCTTAGTAAGTTCTTGTGCCATTGCATCGGCAGATTTACCCTCTAACGCGGTTAAGCCCGCCGATGACACTTGAATATTCTTACCCGCCAATTTGCTTTTTAAAACATATTCTGCGGTTGGACTACGGCAAATATTGCCAGCGCAAACCATTAATACACTATCAAACATGAGCAATCACACTATTGATTTTCAATATCTTGAATTGCATCCACAGTTGATAGCGAAGGCAATAGTAAGCTTATAACTTTGTTCCAGCGAGCAAGTGGTGCGCTGGTAACGTACACAATATCTTGAGGCTGCAGTTCAAATTGCTCTGCAAGTACCAATGAGGCAACATTTTTTGCGTGCAGTTGATATACATCTGCAAGCACGCCGTCTTTTTGTAGGTCGCGTTTACGCAGTACAAAAACACCATTAGCATCAGCTGTGCGCTCATTAAAGCCACCTACTTCCGTAAGTGCTTCGGCTAGACTCAAACCATAGCGGTTTACGTCTACTTTGCCTGCTTTAATTACATCACCTAAAACATAAACATTACGTTTGTCGTTGCGGCTGATATGAATGATATCACCATGCTGCAACAAACGGTTTTGTGAAATATCACCCTCAGCATAGAAATCATCGAGTTGAATAACCTCTGTTTTCTCACCGCGAGTAAAAGTTACGGTTTCCCAATCAGCACTTTCTGTTAAGCCGCCGGCTTGGTTTATTGCATCAATTAGCGTGACTGGCGTTTCCGTGATTGGGTATACACCCGGTTTTGTTACCTCGCCGGTTACGTATGTTTTTTGACTTCTAAAACCAACCACTTTTACGTCTATTTGTGGTTCTTCAATAACACGGCTTAAGCGTTTAGTAAGATCTTCACGTAACTCATTTACTGTTCTACCTGCTGCCGGAACTTTTGGGGCGTAGGCAAAATTAATAGTGCCGTCGGCTTGAACACGGAAACCATCAAACTCGGCTGTTCTTTGTACCGCAGCCGGGATTGTAAGTTCAGGGTGATCCCAAACGCCAATTGTAATGACATCCCCAACACCTAAACGATATTCATAGTTTGAGACATCGATACCAGCAAGTGACGAACGGTCAATTTTTTTGGCTTGTTTGATTTTGTGCTCTTGAACTAACTGAGAGTCGATGATGTGAATATTTACTTTTTCTAAGTCGCGTTCTAGATTTGCTGTTTGTTCACCAGAGCCGATCCCTTCAAAATGGCCACCAGGAACAAGTGTACAGCCGCTCATTGTCATCAGAACGGCTGAAGCAAT
The sequence above is a segment of the Pseudoalteromonas piscicida genome. Coding sequences within it:
- the rfbA gene encoding glucose-1-phosphate thymidylyltransferase RfbA, which produces MVNKGIILAGGSGTRLYPLTKVISKQLMPVYDKPMVYYPIATLMNAGIQDILIITTPAEQIRFHELLGDGKDWGINIEYVVQPSPDGLAQAFLLGESFIGDSNVALILGDNLFYGHDLVKSLQAAANRTEGGTVFGYHVANPKAYGVVEFDESGKAISVEEKPLQPKSNYAVPGLYFFDNKVIEYAKNVKPSARGELEITDVIEQYLHAGTLNVEIMGRGTAWLDTGTHDSLLQAAQFIETLEKRQGLKVNCPEEVAYRMGYISEQQLRDLAEPLRKSGYGEYLLSLLTHKVFS
- the wecB gene encoding non-hydrolyzing UDP-N-acetylglucosamine 2-epimerase; translation: MKVLTVFGTRPEAIKMAPLVYALKQDVRFDAKVCVTAQHREMLDQVLELFKITPDYDLNLMKAGQTLPEVTSRILLELTPVLKEFKPDVVLVHGDTATTFAASLAAYYEQISVGHVEAGLRTGNIYSPWPEEANRKLTGALTRYHFAPTETSKQNLLVENYHDENIFVTGNTVIDALLMVKHQIETDSELSNTLAAQFPMLDESKKLILVTGHRRESFGGGFERICEALAKTAKAHPNCQILYPVHLNPNVQEPVNRILSDIDNVHLIEPQQYLPFVYLMNRAHVILTDSGGIQEEAPSLGKPVLVMRDTTERPEAVKAGTVKLVGTDVAAITTSLEQLLINEKSYEQMSRSHNPYGDGNACKRICDILAK
- a CDS encoding polysaccharide export protein, with the translated sequence MALRCKTIIASAVLMTMSGCTLVPGGHFEGIGSGEQTANLERDLEKVNIHIIDSQLVQEHKIKQAKKIDRSSLAGIDVSNYEYRLGVGDVITIGVWDHPELTIPAAVQRTAEFDGFRVQADGTINFAYAPKVPAAGRTVNELREDLTKRLSRVIEEPQIDVKVVGFRSQKTYVTGEVTKPGVYPITETPVTLIDAINQAGGLTESADWETVTFTRGEKTEVIQLDDFYAEGDISQNRLLQHGDIIHISRNDKRNVYVLGDVIKAGKVDVNRYGLSLAEALTEVGGFNERTADANGVFVLRKRDLQKDGVLADVYQLHAKNVASLVLAEQFELQPQDIVYVTSAPLARWNKVISLLLPSLSTVDAIQDIENQ
- a CDS encoding low molecular weight protein-tyrosine-phosphatase, whose product is MFDSVLMVCAGNICRSPTAEYVLKSKLAGKNIQVSSAGLTALEGKSADAMAQELTKAQGINMSEHQGRQLSGTLVAQNSLILVMEHRHLDDLCSRYPQARGKTFLLGKWIGDKEIPDPYRQSKEAFEHVYELIDSACSAWQQYL
- a CDS encoding polysaccharide biosynthesis tyrosine autokinase, translated to MNAQPNLISPQKSKQEDTQEIDLMALFGALLDAKWFIAGITSLFMLLGVAYAIFSTPIYQATAMVQVEEKGGSVPGFDDMSGMFESTSAAVTEIELLKSRSIIGEAVDTLNLDIVVEPKLFPLLGGRSFRKFVPQTEGEVAEASFGAISYAWGGEKVEIHRFRVPKSAEGTEFTLLAQTDDSFVLLNADDEEMLSGKVGQEIKAGQFELTIKTLIARPGTEFSIVKRNRLQTILDLQSAISASEKGKDSGIINLALQDKTPAYAEKVLDKVASIYVRRNVERNSAEAQQSLEFLEVQLPEVKRNLERAEKAFNDYQIRQESIDISLETQGVLEQIVALETKLQELELKRLELGRKFKREHPSYRGVVEQIDTVKRQRNELAGEVQGLPETQRELLRLKRDVEVNNEIYTLLLGKTQELDIVRAGTVGNVRIVDYAEVNTTQPVKPKKALIVVMATMLGGMLAVAIVLIQKALHKGIEDPSEIEALGLPVYASVPFSDYQVKLTGFAKARKGKTAKAKSILAIDNPADLSIEALRSLRTSLHFAMLEAKNNVIAISGPSPGVGKSFITVNLATVLAQSGKRILVIDADMRKGYLQTQFGMKWDDGLSDYLSGRLNLAQVIKPSQVEDLQVMTRGQIPPNPSELLMHENFSKLIGEVSKMYDLVIVDTPPILAVTDPAIVSAHAGTTLLVTRFGQNHAKELEITRNRFEQNGIDVKGVVFNGVVRKSTNAYGYYGYYNYEYKSDKA
- the wecC gene encoding UDP-N-acetyl-D-mannosamine dehydrogenase, encoding MSFNTISVVGLGYIGLPTAAMFASRKKKVIGVDVNQHAVDTINRGEIHIIEPELDMIVHAAVTEGYLKATTKPEPADAFLIAVPTPFKNNGSEIPEPDLTYIKSAADAIAPVLKKGDLVILESTSPVGATEKVAEWLAEARADLSFPQDCGEDSDIRIAHCPERVLPGHVVRELVENDRVIGGMTAKCSQASIDLYKIFVNGECVVTNARTAEMAKLTENSCRDVQIAFANELSVLCDQLDIDVWELISLANRHPRINILQPGPGVGGHCIAVDPWFIVSKTPELSKIIHTARLVNDAKPQWVIDKVKGELFKILQNSPNTSMESITVACYGLSFKPDIDDLRESPALTVAGEIRRLHKGEVLVVEPNINQLPSSLTDCKLTSLESAAKDADLHVILVNHKEFSKVAFENCNHVLDTVGALR